The sequence below is a genomic window from Pygocentrus nattereri isolate fPygNat1 chromosome 16, fPygNat1.pri, whole genome shotgun sequence.
ggatcagaacaccaaggcccacgccttcggacactgcccgatccacaacgcaccgaatccctactactgcccctcccattggtggtgggtcgatgggagcggggactcatgtaactcctttgggctgggcccagccgggcaccatgagtaaatgcccggccaccagacgctcgctggcgagcccctcccccaggcctggctccagggtggggccccggtaaccctgttccaggcagggtacacaagtcccgtttttgtgtcttcataggggttattatggatcacactttgtctgacctgtcacctaggaccagtttgccatgggagaccctaccaggagcttttgctccagacaacatagctcctaagatcattcaagcacgcaaacccctccaccacgataaggtggtgatccaaggagaggttgttttcaaattaagtaatgaaaatgacatttcacctccgcatttaacccatccgtgaagtgaaacaccacatacactctagagagcacacacacactagggtgcagtgaccacacttgcccagagcagtgggcagcccaatccgcagtgcctggggagcagttgggggttaggtgtcttgctcaaggacacctcagtcatgtgctgttggccctggggaacgaaccggcaaccttccggtcacgaggttggttccctaacctccagcccatgactgccccccatGTGATGTGGTTGCATACACTTTGTTATAAGTGTTGGTTAGCTATTTTAgttaacatacactatattgccaaaagtattcagtcacccattccAATCATTGAagtcaggtgttccaatcacttccatagcCACAGGTatgtaaaaccaagcacctaggcatgcagactgcttctacaaacatttgtggaaaaatgggtaactctcaggagctcagtgaattccagcatggtaccgagATAGGatacctgtgcaacaagtccagttgtgaaatttcttcactactaaatattccacagtcaactgtcagtggatttataacaaagtggaaatgattgggaatgacagcaactctgCCATGAAGTGGTAGTCCACATAAAATGatagagcagggtcagcagatgctgaggtgcatagtgcagagagattgccaactttctgcagcgTCAATTGTCAACCatacttcatgtggccttcagattagctcaagaacagtgtagagagcttcacggaatgggtttccatggccgagcagccgTAACCAAGCCCTACTTCaccaaattcaattcaaatgcaATTCAAAGTgctgaatgcagtgatgtaaagcaccgccactggactctagaggtGTGGAGACttcttctctggagtgacaaatcacgcttctccatctggcaatgcAATGGATGAGTCTTGGTTTGGCaattgccaggagaatggtacttgactgactgcattgtgccaagtgtaaagctTGGTGGAGGGGGctgtagggttgtttttcaggagttgggctcgccctcttagttccagtgaaaggaactccaactttgtgggaacagtttggggacggccttcctgttccaacatgactgtgcaccagtgcacaaagcaaggtccataaagacatggatgagtgagtttggtgtagaagaacttgactagcctgcacagagtcctgacctcaacccgataacacacctttgggatgaattagagcaaagtgtgagccaggccttctcatcaaacatcaaaacaagTTATACGTAAGcttcctgtctgtctcttgGCCCTGGGTCTCGAAGCAGGCCTGCTTTTCCCTCTGGAAAAACAGGAGAGCCAGCTGTTGGGTCTACCGCAAAAGGAAGAGCGCTTAAACAATTTCTCCAAACAGTGAGGACTGCATGGCGATATTTGTCCATTTGTTGACACACTGGTTTGGTATGACTGGCTCTCTACCTTGAATGTGACCCTCAACCATGCCCCCTTCTCCACAAGCTGTTACTTTACTTTAGAGTCTGTCTTTACACACTATGCaatgattttaaaatagttaataaataTTGATGGCATTTCTTCTAAAGATGTTTTATGTGTTCTTAATAGTGAAGAGATGTAAAGTGCAAATTTTAATTACATGTCTGTGATTTATTACATTATAGAAAAATTGTTATATTATCATGGTCTACAAGTGTattttacaaacaaaacaatttagAATTTTagaaacacagggcttaaatacaacagggataacaagggacaggtggaaaacaggtgcaGACAATTAGGggaggagtaaccaaacaaggggcaggacttgaaaaccaaaacaaaggcacatggcttaccaaaacaaaggagcacatggagtagtaggaggagccaaccgtgacaggtGTGTTTACCTCACTTTGTTATATCACCTTTCATTTTAatctcatttttttaattgtaatttggGTCTGACTGTCAAAGAGTcagtaacatttctcaatgtgagCAGAGCCTCCTGCACTGCCAGCATTAGTTGTTTGTTCATTAGCGTAGCAGCTACACTCAGCTTACGTCACCAGGTATCAGCAGGTATTGCATCTTGATATTGATGATTTTTACAAATACAAGTAAATGAGCATAGTATCAGCCCAATGCCAGTATTGGTATCTATGCATCCCTACCATATATTTAACACAGTAGCATGACAGTTTCTTATTCAATGCCATCTGAGGGCTTGAAAGTCACACACATTCAACAGTGGTTTCCATCCCTTCACTGCATGGACTGAGATTCCTCTGCATTTCCtaaatattttcacaatattatGTATTGTAGATGGTGAAAGACCTACATTAACAACAATCAACAAACAGGACATATAAAGGGAGTATGAGAAAGCAAATGAGAAggcaggtttgtgtgtgtgtgtgtgtgtgtgtgtgtgtgtgtgtgtgtgtgtgtgtgagagagagagagagagagagagagaatgatgctCACTCTACTTCTCTCATGTGATGTCACTGTACAGTATATAAGTCACAGATATCTGTATCGCTGCTCTAAGCTTGAAGGTTTCACAAGGTGTAACTTCTCTTCTTTAACCAATCAGAGATTAATATAAGATTGATTTTTATAAGGTATACACACATAGTCAACATATTGAAGGTGCTTTCAAATTGTACACTTAGCCTTTACAAGGCTGCTTTTAACCCTCAAGTGTATTTTCTGATCATTATTTCAGTATACTGTTATATAttgttcctttttgtttttgcagtcAAGCAATGGCAAGCACTAATATAAGCACTGTGAATGGTTTTATATCTCAGAATTTAATCAAATCAGAACTGGATGGAGGGAGTATAACAAAGTTGGTAATAGCAGTACTACTGCCTCTGTCTTCTGTGTATGTAAATTGTATCATGCTATATTCTCTTCAGAGTAAGCGTGTTCTTAAAGAATCTCCACGCTACATTCTCTTTGCCCATATGCTTTTCAATGATTCTGTAAATCTCATTCTCACATCTCTGATGTATGTCCTGGCACTGGCCTTCCTCAAGCTGGCTAAAGCTGTATGTTCACTCATCCTGTTTATATCTActacaacatttctcaatgcaCCTTTAAACCtggctgtgatgtcactggAGCGTTACGTGGCTATATGCTTTCCTCTAAGACACGCAGAAATAGCCACTCAGAAAAGGACTTACATTGCCATTTgctttgtttggttatttggcTCTGCAAATATTTTGACTGACATCATTTTTGCAGCAGTGATGGATCCTAATTTCTTCTACATGCAGATGTATTGCTCTCGTGAGCAGATCTTCATAAAACCATGGCAGCTTGATTTATACAATGGATGCAACATCTTTTACTTTGTTTCTGTAACggtcatcatcatcttcacctACATCAGCATTATGATCACAGCCAGGTCCATGTCCTCCAATAAAGACTCTGCTAAGAAAGCCCACAGGACTGTGCTGCTGCACCTCATTCAGCTGGGCCTGTGTCTCACCTcttttgtatatggttctatagagagaGCACTTTATTTGATGGCTGGAAGTGATAATGTTGTCTTTAAAACTATGAGATATGTgaattttctctttgttttgattctgcCCCGCTGCCTGAGCCCTCTCATCTATGGGCTTAGAGATGATGCTGTAAGAcctttattcaaatattatttcTGCTATGGTTCTACCAAAGCAGGGCACTGaggaaaaaatgtttaatgacAAGTAACAAAGTAACAGAGATTTAATTGAGGCTCTGAATTACATGTTTGCTCTCACTGTGCTCTGCTGCATATGCCCACTCAGTTAGGAGCATAGAGATGAGGCCGTGTGATCCTTGCATAGAagaatgcattttgtttatgcCCATGTATGATGTTTTCCAAATCTTAATAGATTATATGCTATGAAATATATATGTGCTATAGTCACCCTGGGGATTTTTCTAGCTGTTGTGATTATCATAACAtcaaatacactgctcaaaaaaaataaagggaacactcaaataacacatcctagatctgaatgaatgaaatattctcatttaatactttttctgtacaaagttgaatgtgctgacaacaaaatcacacataaATCattaatggaaatcaaatttattaaccaatggaggcctggatttggagtcacacacaaaattaaagtggaaaaacacactacaggctgatccaactttgatgtaatgtccttaaaacaagttcaaatgaggctcagtattgtgtgtggcctccctacaacacctgggcatgctcctgatgaggtggcggatggtctcctgagggatctcctcccaaacctggactaaagcatctgccaactcctggacagtctgtggtgcaaagtggcattggtggatggagcgagacatgatgtcccagatgtgctcaatcggattcaggtctggggaatgggcgggccagtccatagcttcaatgccttcatcttgtaggaactgctgacacactccagccacatgaggtctagcattgtcctgcattaggaggaacccagggccaaccgcaccagcatatggtctcacaaggggtctgaggatctcatctcagtacctaatggcagtcaggctacgtctggcgagcacatggagggctgtgcggcactccaaagaaatgccaccccacaccattactgacccactgccaaaccggtcatgctgaaggatgttgcaggcagcagatcgctctccacagtgtctccagactctgtcacgtctgtcacatgtgctcagtgtgaacctgctttcatctgtgaagagcgcagggcgccagtggcaaatttgccaatcctggtgttctctggcaaatgccaagcgtcctgcatggtgttgagCTGTGAGTTGTGTGGATGTCAGGCCCTAacaccatcctcatggagtcggtttctaaccatttgtgcagacacatgcacatttgtggcctgctggaggtcattttgcagggctctgctcctcctgttcctccttgcacaaaggcggaggtagctgTCCTGCTGCTGgattgttgccctcctacggcctcctccacgtctcctggtgtactggcctgtctcctggtagcgcctccagcctctggacactacgctgacagacacatcaaaccttcttgccacagcttgcattgatgtgccatcctggatgagctgcactacctgagccacttgtgtgggttgtagagtccgtctcatgctaccacgagtgtgaaagcaccaccaacattcaaaagtgaccaaaacatcagccagaaagcagaaaggtactgagaagtggtctgtggtccccacctgcagaaccactcctttattgagtgtgtcttgctaataatttccacctgttgtctattccatttgcacaacaactgtgaaattgattgtcaatcagtgttgcttcctaagtggacagtttgatttcacagaagtttgatttatttgaagttatattgtgttgtttaagtgttccctttatttttttcagcagtgtatatatacatacatatatatatatatatatatatatatatatatatatatatatatatatatatatatatatatatatatatattacatcctCTCTCAtttgaattacatttttttaattgcttagTAACTCAGGATACTAATTGTTGCAGTTTTGCAAGTGGAATCTTTGCGTGTTCTTGCTTGACaagacttcagctgctcagcaatcTGTGGTCGGCATTATCTGATATTCCTCTTCATGATTTGACATTTCGAtaggagacagatctggactgtgGGAAGGCCTGTCAAGCACATGCACTCTGAGACTCCATGCCTTTCTTGTAGGATATGCAGAATGAGGCTTGGTATTGTTttgctgaaacaagcaaaatacaCTGAGGAAATGCTGAGATACTGAGCAGTGCTGCTAACTCTGTGGACTGAATCTTAAAGCCAGACATGGATTTATGCGATAGGATAATATTAGATCTGTCTCCAAAAAATCACTGTATTACCTATTTTTTAGTCAAACATAGTAAATCGACATATTATTGTTGTCGaaagaaaatcttgtatttgcaaaatggaaactttacaggagaaagaaaaaacttactttatttttaatgtaagtcaatggaaccaaaccaAACAGGGCTCCTCGACGAGCTCCTGGTGGCCGGGCTTTTATCCATGGGTCAGGCTCAGCCCGAAAGAGCTACATGGGACCACTCTCCCATGGACTCACCACCCAGGGGAGAGGCACTTATGCGGGTCTGGTGCAATGTGGACTGGGTGGCGGCCGAAGGCGGGGGAAACTGGCTCTCGGAACATGTGAGGGAACAAGGCCGGGacctctctctggaccagtttgcagccgagtgtgaagcggctgggatgaaaatcagcacctctaaattgGAGACCATGGTCCTAAGTcagaaaagtgtggaatgctctgtccaggtcaggAGTAAATTCTTGGCCTAAgcggaggagtttaaatatcttgggattttgttcacgagtgaagaaaggatggagcgagaggttgac
It includes:
- the LOC108427901 gene encoding odorant receptor 131-2-like; the protein is MASTNISTVNGFISQNLIKSELDGGSITKLVIAVLLPLSSVYVNCIMLYSLQSKRVLKESPRYILFAHMLFNDSVNLILTSLMYVLALAFLKLAKAVCSLILFISTTTFLNAPLNLAVMSLERYVAICFPLRHAEIATQKRTYIAICFVWLFGSANILTDIIFAAVMDPNFFYMQMYCSREQIFIKPWQLDLYNGCNIFYFVSVTVIIIFTYISIMITARSMSSNKDSAKKAHRTVLLHLIQLGLCLTSFVYGSIERALYLMAGSDNVVFKTMRYVNFLFVLILPRCLSPLIYGLRDDAVRPLFKYYFCYGSTKAGH